The Siniperca chuatsi isolate FFG_IHB_CAS linkage group LG7, ASM2008510v1, whole genome shotgun sequence genome includes a window with the following:
- the capns1b gene encoding calpain small subunit 1b, producing the protein MFLAKTFIKGIINVVSDVDPAQFIPSDPPPPRAPLNFAKAQENDEEKQFRRVFKQLAGDDMEVSPNELMEILNKIISKHGKLKTDGFSIESCRSMVAVMDSDSTGKLGFHEFKYLWNNIKRWQAIYLSHDEDGSGVIGSEELPKAFSAAGFPLNDQLFKMIIRRYSDEHGNMDFDNFIGCLVRLDAMCRAFKTLDKDNSGSIDLDIKEWLQLTMYS; encoded by the exons ATGTTTCTGGCAAAGACTTTTATCAAAGGCATCATTAATGTCGTGAG CGACGTCGACCCCGCTCAGTTTATCCCTTCAGACCCC ccTCCCCCTCGCGCACCTCTGAACTTCGCCAAGGCTCAGGAGAACGATGAGGAGAAACAGTTTCGGAGAGTTTTCAAACAGCTGGCTGGAGAT gaCATGGAGGTGAGCCCCAATGAGCTGATGGAAATCCTTAACAAAATCATCTCCAAAC ATGGAAAGCTGAAGACTGACGGTTTCAGCATCGAGTCTTGCAGGAGCATGGTTGCTGTCATGGAC AGTGACAGCACCGGGAAACTGGGCTTCCACGAGTTCAAATACCTCTGGAACAACATCAAGAGATGGCAG GCTATCTATTTATCCCATGATGAAGATGGTTCAGGTGTGATCGGCTCTGAAGAGCTGCCGAAAGCCTTCAGTGCTGCAG gtttccCTCTGAATGACCAGCTCTTCAAGATGATTATCCGTCGCTATAGCGATGAGCATGGCAACATGGACTTTGACAATTTCATTGGCTGCCTGGTGCGACTGGACGCCATGTGCA GAGCCTTTAAGACCCTGGATAAGGACAACAGCGGCTCCATCGACCTGGACATCAAGGAG TGGCTTCAGCTGACGATGTATTCATGA